In Dermacentor silvarum isolate Dsil-2018 chromosome 2, BIME_Dsil_1.4, whole genome shotgun sequence, the following proteins share a genomic window:
- the LOC119442313 gene encoding UPF0047 protein YjbQ, whose amino-acid sequence MSRKKRKKDVPIKKSSFPWRAIPSDSEVMATASGSGIRHGSSWVQRKINLRPQHRGGHLITDEVVKQVPEISQFAVGLFHIQIMHTSASLALNENWDPDVRDDVENFMNKLVPENLPYQHSCEGPDDMPAHIKAILFGSSLSIPITDGKLNLGTWQGIWLCEHRNRAGSRKVVVTINGSLKD is encoded by the exons ATGAgtaggaaaaaaaggaaaaaagatgtGCCGATAAAGAAAAGTTCTTTCCCGTGGAGAGCGATCCCATCTGATTCGGAAGTGATGGCGACGGCCAGTGGCAGTGGAATAAGGCACGGTTCTTCTTGGGTTCAGAGGAAGATCAACCTGAGGCCACAACATCGGGGCGGCCATCTGATAACGGACGAGGTTGTGAAACAAGTGCCAGAGATTTCCCAGTTCGCCGTCGGCCTCTTTCACATACAGA TTATGCACACATCTGCAAGTTTGGCATTGAATGAG AACTGGGATCCAGATGTTAG AGATGATGTAGAGAACTTCATGAATAAATTAGTACCGGAG AATTTACCTTACCAGCACTCCTGTGAAGGCCCTGATGACATG CCTGCCCATATCAAGGCTATTCTGTTTGGGTCGAGCCTGTCCATTCCGATCACGGATGGCAAGCTCAACCTGGGCACCTGGCAGGGCATCTGGCTCTGTGAGCATAGAAACAGGGCAG
- the LOC119442314 gene encoding protein disulfide-isomerase A4-like, whose product MSKMKTEFVVLVFAFVFAGHVLCGDMDQALSEGAGRKEPSLDVDSGKLAPELQPSSQKTEGGESEAKTVEANEAEAKAEVGEQQGDESVQVETEDDEAKESAAEEEEQPKKPKFEQDTAPTLTDVDIEAMGVTVEKNVFKLNISNFYQVVNNTRYMLINFYAPWCEHCVKMEPEYARAALTLRRRDPQVILAKVDTTVEQKLSNRFGVNKYPTLFFSHRGNTSEYENTFSAEGIVDAMAEKTDPMFEPPPEATLELTAVNFTLTINNAKLILIYFYAPWCGHCRRMSPEFERAARRLKEYNIPLGKVDATKEKSLAEVNEVRSYPTLLLYRRGRRFEYNGPREETGIVNHMLNLSQYPSKEVSSLKQFKKAIHPITITVLAVFSKSRGPFYKEFEAAANNLRGRHTFYHTYSMELAKHYKVTENSLVLFHPEILQSQYEEPYYTFSRPDATQVHMERFMEEHLFPLVGFRDVANLWKYINKYPLVVVFYDVDFGFDNKEETQRIRHKVLKVAQQYKGRVLFAVSHETDFEDDLKSLGLEDSGAEVNVGMWMSERERYRMAPVDDFKSANLRNFVESVLQGTLKQYVRSQTAPREQTRDVLTVVGSTFEELVMASDKDTLIMFRGPDCHMCDELVEELELCYNRIDYQAPDRFQSAIIDATQNDFPGIFKVDDFPTIYFVSAKDKMHPKLFQGIRKAFGLIKFVKENFSYDIPDRSDFSVFPAFKRPKPPKDDKAKDDKAKDEKSDTSAKPKEEL is encoded by the exons ATGTCCAAAATGAAGACGGAGTTCGTGGTTCTGGTCTTCGCCTTTGTGTTCGCAGGACATGTCTTATGCGGTGATATGGACCAGGCACTGAGCGAAG gtgctggtCGCAAGGAACCCAGTCTGGACGTGGACAGTGGTAAGCTGGCACCGGAGCTACAACCCTCG TCTCAAAAGACCGAGGGTGGCGAGAGCGAGGCCAAGACGGTGGAGGCCAATGAGGCGGAGGCCAAGGCGGAAGTCGGTGAGCAGCAGGGAGACGAGAGTGTGCAAGTGGAGACGGAGGACGACGAGGCCAAGGAGAGCGCGGCCGAAGAGGAAGAACAGCCCAAGAAGCCAAAGTTCGAGCAGGACACAGCTCCCACACTCACCGATGTCGACATCGAGGCCATGGGCGTCACCGTAGAGAAGAACGTGTTCAAGCTCAACATCTCCAACTTCTACCAGGTGGTCAACAACACGCGGTACATGCTCATCAACTTCTACGCGCCCTG GTGCGAGCACTGCGTAAAGATGGAGCCCGAGTACGCGCGGGCGGCCCTCACGCTTCGGCGACGAGACCCGCAGGTAATTCTGGCCAAGGTCGACACCACGGTCGAGCAGAAGCTGTCCAACCGCTTCGGCGTCAATAAGTACCCGACGCTGTTCTTCTCGCACCGCGGAAACACCAGCGAGTACGAGAACACCTTCTCGGCCGAAG GTATCGTAGACGCGATGGCGGAGAAAACTGATCCCATGTTCGAACCTCCCCCGGAGGCGACGCTGGAACTGACCGCAGTGAACTTCACGTTGACCATCAACAATGCCAAGCTGATTCTCATCTACTTCTATGCTCCATG GTGCGGCCACTGCCGCCGCATGTCGCCCGAGTTCGAGCGAGCGGCGCGGCGCCTGAAGGAGTACAACATCCCCCTGGGCAAGGTGGACGCCACCAAGGAGAAGAGCCTGGCCGAGGTCAACGAGGTGCGCAGCTACCCGACACTGCTGCTGTACCGACGCGGACGCCGCTTCGAGTACAACGGTCCGCGCGAGGAGACCGGCATCGTGAACCACATGCTCAACCTGTCCCAGTACCCCAGCAAGGAGGTCAGCTCGCTGAAGCAGTTCAAGAAGGCCATCCACCCCATCACCATCACCGTGCTCGCAGTGTTCAGCAAGTCTCGCGGACCCTTCTACAAAGAGTTCGAGGCTGCAG CGAACAACCTGCGCGGTCGGCACACCTTCTACCACACCTACTCGATGGAGCTGGCCAAGCACTACAAGGTGACCGAGAACTCGCTCGTGCTCTTCCACCCCGAGATCCTGCAGTCCCAGTACGAGGAGCCCTACTACACCTTCAGCAGG CCCGACGCGACTCAGGTGCACATGGAGCGATTCATGGAGGAGCACCTGTTTCCGCTGGTCGGCTTCCGGGACGTGGCCAACCTCTGGAAGTACATCAACAAGTACCCCCTGGTTGTCGTCTTCTACGACGTAGACTTTGGCTTCGACAACAAGGAAG AGACACAGCGCATCCGGCACAAGGTTCTGAAGGTTGCCCAGCAGTACAAGGGCCGCGTGCTGTTCGCCGTGTCGCACGAGACTGACTTCGAGGACGACCTGAAGAGCCTCGGCCTGGAGGACAGCGGCGCCGAGGTCAACGTCGGCATGTGGATGTCCGAGCGCGAGCGCTACCGCATGGCGCCAGTGGACGACTTCAAGAGCGCCAACCTGCGCAACTTTGTCGAGTCCGTGCTCCAGG GCACGCTGAAGCAGTATGTACGGTCCCAGACAGCCCCGCGCGAACAGACGCGTGACGTGCTCACTGTGGTGGGCAGCACGTTCGAGGAGCTGGTCATGGCCTCTGACAAGGACACGCTGATCATGTTCCGCGGCCCGGACTGCCACATGTGCGACGAGCTGGTCGAGGAGCTCGAACTCTGCTACAACCGCATCGACTACCAGGCGCCCGACCGCTTCCAGTCGGCCATCATCGACGCCACACAAAACGACTTCCCGGGTATCTTCAAG GTCGATGACTTCCCTACCATCTACTTCGTATCAGCTAAGGACAAGATGCACCCCAAGTTGTTCCAGGGCATCCGCAAGGCTTTCGGACTGATCAAGTTCGTCAAGGAAAACTTCTCCTACGATATCCCCGACCGCTCGGACTTCAGCGTGTTCCCCGCCTTCAAGCGGCCCAAGCCGCCCAAGGACGACAAAGCCAAGGACGACAAAGCCAAGGACGAGAAAAGCGACACTTCCGCTAAGCCAAAGGAAGAGCTgtag